Proteins from a genomic interval of Desulfitibacter alkalitolerans DSM 16504:
- the yhbH gene encoding sporulation protein YhbH — MVNFRINREDWSLYRKPFIDVERHRQKILEALKENLSELICDEGFILEKGKKLFKIPVQLMEEYCFQYNPYQVEYVGQGLGNTKEGVVLSTIKNDGPSEGGKQRAGSLPGIDYYEVEIKTEDVDDILFKELKLPDLRDKGSKVIENENIALKNISKVGPISSLNKKKTILENIKRNAAKGHGLLGNFIPEDLRFNTWEKVKETTRGAVVIAMMDVSGSMGTYEKYFARSFFFWMTRFLRTCYKKVEIVFLAHHTEAKEVEEKEFFTKGESGGTKCSAVYDLALDIISTRYKPSEYNIYAFHFSDGDNLPSDNPRCQELMTELIGICNLVGYGEITNPYYRTGTLMELFKPLGNNKNFIPVTIRNREDVYLALRKFFQDR; from the coding sequence ATGGTGAATTTTCGAATTAACAGGGAGGACTGGTCATTATACAGAAAGCCCTTTATAGATGTAGAAAGACATAGACAAAAAATTCTTGAAGCCCTTAAAGAAAACTTGTCTGAGCTAATATGTGACGAAGGCTTTATACTTGAAAAAGGTAAAAAACTCTTTAAAATACCAGTTCAGTTAATGGAAGAATATTGTTTTCAATATAACCCTTATCAAGTTGAATATGTTGGTCAGGGCCTGGGTAACACAAAGGAGGGTGTAGTCTTAAGCACCATAAAAAATGACGGACCGTCGGAAGGAGGTAAGCAGAGGGCAGGAAGCCTTCCCGGAATAGATTATTACGAGGTGGAAATAAAGACTGAAGATGTTGATGATATTTTATTTAAGGAGCTTAAACTGCCTGATCTGAGGGATAAGGGCAGTAAGGTTATAGAAAATGAGAATATAGCGTTGAAAAACATAAGCAAGGTGGGACCCATTAGCAGTCTCAATAAGAAAAAGACAATATTAGAGAATATAAAAAGAAATGCTGCTAAAGGACATGGACTCCTGGGTAATTTTATTCCTGAGGACCTGCGTTTTAACACATGGGAAAAAGTTAAAGAAACTACCCGGGGTGCCGTGGTCATTGCCATGATGGATGTATCAGGTTCCATGGGTACTTATGAAAAGTATTTTGCAAGGAGCTTCTTTTTCTGGATGACAAGATTCTTACGTACTTGCTACAAAAAGGTTGAAATAGTGTTTCTTGCACACCATACCGAGGCCAAAGAGGTTGAAGAAAAAGAGTTTTTTACAAAAGGGGAAAGTGGAGGCACAAAGTGCTCTGCAGTCTATGATCTGGCCCTGGATATAATAAGCACCAGATATAAGCCATCCGAGTATAATATCTATGCCTTTCATTTTTCTGATGGTGATAACCTACCCTCTGACAATCCAAGGTGCCAGGAGCTAATGACAGAACTAATTGGGATATGCAACTTAGTAGGCTATGGAGAAATTACCAATCCATATTATAGGACAGGAACGTTAATGGAGTTGTTCAAACCCCTTGGTAATAATAAAAATTTCATACCAGTAACCATAAGAAATAGAGAGGACGTATATCTTGCTTTAAGAAAATTTTTTCAGGATAGGTGA
- a CDS encoding M23 family metallopeptidase, whose product MKKGIGLFLICILTPTLLLFPIKDVRADDYMEKFKYTGPYYGSYTLYAPFRTSGGANDYNTITSKYNNPRRATSSHGGVDFQAQLARDVYSIARGIVRSVNDIIDSKPFGYYVVVQLDINGNGSYDNVYARYVHLSRIDVNVGDIVWTTTRLGRSGNTGADSYNQSPSSSALRSLPWEKYYSNIAAWKYGQELDFISDYYNSGRTFYVACYGKSGSTKIAAQEVVMYVRLHNSSNDFTMYNMVHLGSDKYSVTIPTGDFPNGTRVEFFFRGRPNTTTTYHHGFYPAKFASPPIPPDKTKAWHMYNKIL is encoded by the coding sequence TTGAAAAAAGGAATTGGATTGTTTTTAATCTGTATCTTAACCCCCACTCTCCTTCTTTTCCCAATTAAAGACGTGAGAGCTGATGATTATATGGAAAAATTTAAATATACCGGACCCTATTATGGAAGTTATACTCTATATGCTCCTTTTAGAACATCAGGGGGCGCTAACGATTATAATACAATTACCAGCAAGTATAATAATCCCAGGCGAGCTACTTCATCTCATGGCGGGGTTGATTTTCAAGCACAATTAGCTAGAGATGTTTATTCCATCGCTAGAGGTATTGTTAGATCTGTGAACGATATAATTGATTCTAAACCATTTGGTTATTACGTAGTAGTTCAGTTAGACATTAACGGAAATGGTAGTTATGATAATGTTTATGCAAGATATGTTCATTTGAGCCGTATTGATGTAAATGTGGGAGATATTGTTTGGACCACTACAAGACTAGGGCGATCTGGTAATACAGGAGCTGATAGTTATAACCAGAGTCCTTCTTCATCTGCTCTTCGTAGCCTACCGTGGGAAAAGTACTATTCTAATATTGCTGCATGGAAGTATGGACAAGAACTAGATTTTATAAGCGACTATTATAATAGTGGACGTACCTTTTATGTAGCTTGTTATGGAAAAAGCGGTTCTACCAAAATCGCAGCACAGGAAGTAGTTATGTATGTTAGACTCCATAACTCTAGTAACGATTTCACTATGTATAATATGGTACACCTTGGATCAGATAAATATAGTGTAACAATACCTACTGGAGATTTCCCAAATGGAACGAGGGTAGAATTTTTCTTTAGAGGTCGCCCAAACACTACAACTACCTATCATCATGGTTTTTATCCAGCGAAATTTGCTTCTCCTCCAATACCTCCGGATAAAACAAAAGCTTGGCATATGTATAATAAAATTTTATAA
- a CDS encoding FAD-binding oxidoreductase, whose product MDVIKRLEKIVGEDNVLTKYEDKYCYTYDASAVSGGKSQVPLAVVFPANAQEVSEILKLANEERIPVIPRGKGTNVSGGSISVAGSIIMVLTKMDKIISIDKKNMVAVLEPGVITGEFQNQVEQMGLFYPPDPASKNFSTIGGNVAECAGGPRGAKYGVTRDYVLGLEVVLPTGEIVKTGAQTMKSVAGYDLTRLFVGSEGTLCVITKIIVKLIPLPEGKKTMLAIFDDMYKASETVAEVFMAGVVPTTMELLDNIYIKSIEECMKIGLPVDAEAVLLIEVDGDREVLDKHMNIISEICKKQGAAQVKIAGDDREAEELWVARRAAFAAVSRVRPTIIGEDATVPRDKIPAAVQKIREIADKYNIIIAVLGHAGDGNLHATILTDERDAEEMERVEQAADEMFPALLEMGGTLTGEHGIGRVKSKYLPMEVGAEGIALMKAIKRTLDPNNILNPSQMLGE is encoded by the coding sequence ATGGATGTTATAAAAAGACTGGAAAAAATTGTGGGCGAAGATAATGTATTGACTAAATATGAAGATAAATACTGCTATACTTATGATGCCTCAGCTGTTTCAGGGGGTAAAAGTCAGGTTCCCCTGGCAGTTGTCTTTCCGGCAAATGCCCAAGAAGTATCAGAGATACTCAAGCTTGCCAATGAAGAAAGGATACCTGTTATACCCAGGGGTAAGGGGACAAATGTCAGTGGCGGCTCTATTTCAGTGGCTGGCTCAATAATCATGGTCTTAACTAAAATGGATAAGATAATTTCAATAGATAAGAAAAATATGGTAGCTGTCCTTGAGCCTGGTGTAATCACAGGTGAATTTCAAAACCAGGTAGAGCAGATGGGCTTGTTTTATCCACCTGATCCAGCCAGTAAAAACTTTTCTACCATTGGTGGTAATGTGGCTGAATGTGCCGGTGGGCCAAGGGGGGCCAAATACGGTGTTACTAGAGACTATGTGCTGGGTCTTGAAGTGGTTCTGCCCACTGGGGAAATAGTAAAAACAGGAGCACAAACCATGAAAAGTGTGGCAGGATATGATTTAACCAGGCTTTTTGTTGGTTCTGAAGGAACCCTGTGCGTCATTACCAAAATTATTGTCAAGCTGATCCCCCTGCCTGAGGGTAAAAAGACCATGCTGGCCATTTTTGATGACATGTATAAGGCCTCAGAAACAGTGGCTGAAGTCTTTATGGCCGGGGTGGTGCCAACAACCATGGAGCTCCTGGATAATATCTATATAAAGAGCATAGAAGAGTGTATGAAAATAGGGCTGCCCGTTGATGCAGAAGCTGTTTTGCTCATTGAAGTGGATGGTGACAGGGAGGTGTTAGACAAGCATATGAACATAATTTCTGAAATCTGCAAAAAACAGGGGGCAGCCCAGGTGAAAATTGCCGGGGATGACAGGGAAGCCGAGGAGCTATGGGTTGCCCGCCGGGCAGCTTTTGCAGCTGTTTCAAGGGTAAGGCCCACCATTATTGGTGAGGATGCTACAGTTCCCAGGGATAAAATACCTGCAGCTGTCCAGAAAATCAGAGAAATTGCAGATAAGTATAACATTATAATTGCTGTTTTAGGCCATGCAGGTGATGGTAATCTACATGCTACTATTCTAACTGATGAACGTGATGCCGAGGAAATGGAACGGGTTGAGCAGGCTGCAGATGAGATGTTCCCAGCCTTATTGGAAATGGGTGGAACCCTAACAGGAGAGCACGGAATAGGAAGGGTCAAAAGTAAATATCTACCCATGGAAGTTGGTGCCGAAGGCATAGCCCTGATGAAAGCTATAAAAAGAACCCTGGATCCAAACAACATACTAAATCCTTCCCAGATGCTAGGAGAGTGA
- a CDS encoding ion transporter: MEPLRVRNENSSYIYKWSLSIVNHPFFTNFIIGIILLNAIVIGLETYPVIYKPHKELFYFTERIFLWVFSVEIALRIIATRPWYTFFKNSWNNFDFIIVASSLIFAGAHFISVLRILRVLRVLRAISVIPSLQRLVNALLSTIPSLGNILLLMGLIFYIFGVMGTILFSKVSPEYFGSLHLSLLTLFQVVTLESWASAVMRPINAMVPWAWAYFVSFVLVGTFVVINLFVGVIVNNVHQANCAEEDEQEECKREILAEEIKMLRQEIAELKQLIGTKEKL; this comes from the coding sequence ATGGAACCGTTGAGGGTAAGAAATGAAAACAGCAGTTATATATATAAATGGTCTCTTTCTATAGTAAACCATCCCTTTTTTACTAACTTTATCATTGGCATTATTCTTCTTAACGCAATTGTAATTGGATTAGAAACCTATCCTGTAATATATAAACCGCATAAGGAATTATTCTATTTTACAGAACGCATCTTTTTATGGGTTTTTAGTGTAGAGATTGCCCTTAGAATCATTGCTACCAGACCCTGGTACACTTTTTTTAAAAACAGTTGGAACAATTTTGATTTCATCATTGTTGCAAGCAGCCTTATATTTGCAGGAGCTCATTTTATCTCTGTCCTTCGTATTCTACGAGTTCTGCGGGTATTAAGAGCAATTTCTGTTATTCCGTCACTTCAGCGTTTGGTTAATGCTTTATTAAGTACAATACCATCCCTGGGAAATATTTTACTTTTAATGGGCCTAATCTTCTATATTTTTGGTGTTATGGGAACCATTCTATTTTCTAAGGTTTCCCCTGAATACTTTGGCTCATTGCATTTATCGCTTTTAACCCTTTTCCAGGTAGTAACCCTAGAATCATGGGCCAGTGCTGTGATGAGACCAATAAATGCCATGGTTCCCTGGGCATGGGCGTATTTTGTAAGCTTTGTTCTAGTAGGAACCTTTGTTGTCATCAACCTTTTTGTTGGTGTCATAGTAAACAATGTTCACCAGGCAAATTGCGCGGAAGAAGATGAACAAGAAGAATGCAAAAGAGAGATACTAGCAGAAGAGATTAAAATGCTCAGACAAGAGATTGCGGAACTAAAGCAGTTAATTGGAACCAAGGAAAAACTTTAA
- a CDS encoding PD40 domain-containing protein — MKNCKYVFLFIIILIALFAVSNVGALDVALDKIFDNRLQGFEHGVLIEYDGRFVSDGYVLKDGNIEKLKTQTKSITIENGYGDRYTFDFMKFSMEDKVVSVKPTVEGGSHNLIVGENIIVFTDQAETGLWVADINTLDAKNIQPDKVNNLSLTDLLNKKIELEEKGEVPIGTFSWIYNPVLSPNEDTIAFISNRNGFPDNLHLTLWITDINGNTKEVVDESDNNSVAPIMWVNNDELVYLAYNPIDELKIVNIRTGEKKHLMMLGTEFSFNSAPAKGQYLLYSPIKGASLVHENYIYNVVTQKSFSLLMPEGYKNEGLHVWNEAGNKIAYYIRSSEGSRKLLVADCATAKTVIYEPPTGTEFEHIPSWSNDTVVFSANGKLYSTK; from the coding sequence GTGAAAAATTGCAAATATGTTTTTTTGTTTATCATAATCTTAATTGCTTTGTTTGCTGTATCGAATGTTGGAGCTTTAGATGTTGCTCTGGATAAAATATTTGATAATAGACTGCAAGGTTTTGAACACGGAGTACTTATTGAGTATGATGGCAGATTTGTTTCTGATGGATATGTGTTAAAAGATGGCAATATAGAAAAACTTAAAACCCAAACGAAATCAATAACAATTGAGAATGGTTACGGTGACAGATATACATTTGACTTTATGAAATTTTCAATGGAAGACAAGGTAGTATCTGTTAAACCTACAGTTGAAGGCGGCTCACATAACTTAATTGTTGGAGAAAATATTATTGTATTTACAGATCAAGCAGAAACTGGTTTATGGGTTGCTGACATAAATACATTGGATGCAAAAAACATTCAGCCTGATAAGGTTAATAATTTGTCTTTAACTGATCTGCTTAATAAAAAAATAGAACTTGAAGAAAAAGGAGAAGTGCCTATCGGAACATTTAGTTGGATATATAACCCTGTCCTTTCTCCCAATGAAGATACAATTGCTTTTATATCCAACAGAAATGGATTTCCAGACAATCTTCATCTTACTTTATGGATAACCGATATTAATGGAAACACAAAAGAAGTTGTTGATGAAAGTGACAATAATTCTGTTGCCCCTATTATGTGGGTTAATAATGATGAGTTAGTATACCTTGCTTACAATCCAATTGATGAATTAAAAATCGTAAATATCAGAACCGGGGAAAAAAAGCATTTGATGATGCTAGGTACTGAATTTTCTTTCAATAGTGCTCCGGCTAAAGGGCAGTATCTTCTATACAGCCCCATTAAAGGAGCAAGTCTAGTTCATGAAAATTATATATATAATGTAGTTACCCAAAAATCTTTCTCTCTGTTAATGCCAGAGGGCTATAAAAATGAAGGCTTGCATGTATGGAATGAAGCTGGAAATAAAATTGCTTACTATATTCGCAGCTCAGAAGGAAGCAGAAAGTTACTTGTAGCAGATTGTGCAACAGCTAAAACTGTAATTTACGAGCCCCCTACGGGAACAGAGTTTGAGCATATACCAAGTTGGTCTAACGATACGGTAGTTTTTTCTGCTAATGGCAAGTTATATAGCACGAAATAA
- the gdhA gene encoding NADP-specific glutamate dehydrogenase has protein sequence MLITQEIMDQVIKRNQNEPEFHQAVHEVLESLEPVLEKYPEYKDLGIIDRIVEPERQIVFSVPWVDDNGKVQVNRGFRVQFNSAIGPYKGGLRFHPSVNLGIIKFLGFEQIFKNSLTGLPIGGGKGGSDFDPKGKSEGEVMRFCQSFMNELFRHISADNDVPAGDIGVGAREIGYMYGQYKKITNLYEGVFTGKGIPYGGSLGRKEATGYGLVYFVEEMLKAKGDSFKGKTVVISGSGNVAIYAAEKAQELGAKVVAVSDSNAYICDEDGIKCNLVKRLKEVERKRIKDYLYDVPGATCVEDCSSIWSIKCDIALPCATENELDGMAAKKLIENGVIAVAEGANMPCTPEAVKLFQDNGVLFGPAKAANAGGVACSALEMTQNSMRLQWTFEEVDAKLKQIMRDIYLKCDKAAKEFDLEGDFVAGANIAGFLKVADAMKAQGVV, from the coding sequence ATGTTAATTACACAAGAAATCATGGATCAAGTTATCAAGAGAAATCAAAATGAGCCAGAATTTCATCAAGCTGTACATGAGGTGCTTGAATCTCTTGAGCCTGTTCTGGAAAAATACCCAGAGTACAAGGATCTTGGTATTATTGACAGGATAGTTGAACCTGAAAGGCAAATTGTTTTTAGTGTTCCCTGGGTGGATGACAATGGGAAGGTGCAGGTAAATAGAGGTTTTAGGGTTCAGTTTAACTCAGCCATTGGTCCATATAAGGGTGGCTTGCGTTTTCACCCATCTGTTAACCTGGGCATTATTAAATTTTTAGGTTTTGAGCAAATCTTTAAAAACTCTCTAACTGGTTTACCAATTGGTGGAGGCAAGGGTGGTTCTGACTTTGATCCAAAGGGCAAGTCAGAGGGTGAAGTTATGAGATTCTGCCAGAGCTTTATGAATGAACTCTTCAGGCATATAAGTGCAGATAATGATGTGCCTGCGGGAGATATTGGAGTGGGTGCAAGGGAAATAGGATACATGTATGGACAATATAAGAAAATAACTAACTTGTATGAGGGTGTATTCACTGGAAAAGGCATTCCCTATGGCGGTTCCCTGGGCAGAAAAGAAGCTACAGGCTACGGACTTGTTTACTTTGTTGAAGAGATGCTAAAGGCCAAGGGGGATTCCTTTAAAGGCAAAACTGTGGTAATTTCAGGTTCTGGAAACGTGGCAATTTATGCAGCAGAAAAGGCCCAGGAACTGGGTGCCAAAGTTGTGGCAGTATCTGATTCTAATGCATACATTTGTGATGAGGATGGCATCAAGTGCAATCTAGTCAAAAGGCTTAAGGAAGTGGAGAGAAAGCGTATTAAAGATTATCTCTATGATGTGCCAGGAGCCACATGTGTTGAGGACTGCTCTAGCATCTGGTCAATCAAGTGCGATATAGCCCTTCCCTGTGCTACAGAAAATGAACTGGACGGTATGGCTGCCAAGAAGCTTATAGAAAATGGTGTAATTGCTGTGGCTGAAGGTGCTAATATGCCATGTACCCCTGAGGCTGTTAAGCTTTTCCAGGACAATGGTGTTTTATTTGGCCCTGCCAAGGCAGCTAATGCCGGTGGAGTTGCCTGCTCGGCCCTGGAAATGACACAAAACAGCATGAGATTGCAGTGGACATTTGAAGAGGTTGATGCAAAGCTGAAGCAGATTATGAGAGACATCTATCTCAAGTGTGATAAGGCAGCAAAAGAATTTGATTTAGAGGGAGATTTCGTGGCTGGTGCTAACATTGCCGGCTTCCTGAAGGTAGCAGATGCCATGAAAGCCCAGGGAGTTGTGTAA
- the typA gene encoding translational GTPase TypA, with product MSADNIRNIAIIAHVDHGKTTLVDKMLSQSGAFRANEQVMERVMDSNDLEREKGITILAKNTSIKYKGYKINILDTPGHADFGGEVERIMKMVEGVLLVVDAFEGCMPQTRFVLKKALEQNLVPVVVVNKMDRENARPAEVVDEVLDLFIDLGANEDQLDFPVVYASGLDGKAGLEQNHLGENLEPLFESIINHIPSPRSKEGESLQMQVTLLDYNDYLGRIAIGKINRGTMKKGSQVIVVKKDGKTENHRITKLFTFEGLKRVDVDQAGAGDIVALSGMEQINVGETLCDVEHCDPLPLLKIDEPTLQMSFIVNNSPFAGKEGEPVTSRKLGARLMREIETDVSLRVEETASPDVFLVAGRGELHLAILIETMRREGIEFQVSKPQVITKEIDGITHEPFENLIIDIPEEYTGAVMEKLGLRKGTLLNMTHLREQVRLEYSIPTRGLVGFRTEFLTDTRGYGIMNRSFDSYKPYQGDFTSRTRGVLIAFETGTATTYGLLAAEERGILFIEPGTAVYEGMVVGENSREQDLVVNVCKEKALTNIRSSTKEETVKLKVPRTLSLEQALAYIETDEYVEVTPKSIRLRKKYLKKHERERFEKNKKNPESI from the coding sequence ATGTCAGCAGACAATATACGTAATATAGCAATAATCGCCCATGTTGATCATGGTAAAACTACATTGGTAGATAAAATGCTCTCTCAATCAGGTGCCTTTAGGGCCAATGAACAAGTCATGGAAAGAGTTATGGATTCAAACGACCTTGAAAGAGAAAAGGGTATTACAATCCTTGCCAAGAATACGTCAATAAAATATAAAGGGTACAAGATAAACATTTTAGATACCCCGGGACATGCCGATTTCGGCGGCGAGGTTGAGAGAATAATGAAAATGGTAGAGGGAGTACTCCTTGTGGTGGATGCCTTTGAGGGATGTATGCCGCAAACAAGGTTTGTTTTAAAAAAGGCCCTGGAGCAGAACCTGGTACCAGTAGTAGTAGTCAATAAAATGGATAGAGAAAATGCCAGACCTGCTGAAGTAGTTGATGAGGTTCTAGATCTATTTATTGACCTGGGGGCAAATGAGGATCAGCTTGATTTTCCTGTTGTCTATGCCTCAGGCTTAGATGGTAAAGCCGGCCTAGAACAAAATCACCTTGGGGAAAATCTAGAACCCCTATTTGAGTCCATCATCAACCATATTCCATCACCCCGGTCTAAAGAAGGTGAGTCCCTGCAGATGCAGGTCACCCTGCTTGATTATAACGATTACCTTGGCAGAATTGCTATTGGCAAAATTAATAGGGGCACCATGAAAAAGGGCAGTCAGGTGATAGTTGTCAAAAAAGATGGTAAGACTGAAAATCATCGAATTACCAAGCTCTTTACCTTTGAAGGCCTTAAAAGGGTTGATGTGGATCAGGCAGGTGCTGGCGACATTGTAGCACTATCAGGCATGGAACAAATCAATGTTGGAGAAACCTTATGTGATGTGGAACACTGTGACCCCCTGCCCTTGTTAAAAATAGATGAGCCTACCTTACAAATGAGCTTTATTGTAAATAATTCACCCTTTGCAGGCAAAGAAGGTGAGCCTGTAACCTCTCGGAAGCTTGGAGCAAGACTGATGAGAGAAATTGAAACTGACGTATCTCTGCGGGTTGAGGAAACAGCAAGTCCTGATGTATTTCTAGTTGCAGGCAGGGGAGAGCTGCACCTGGCAATTCTAATTGAAACCATGCGCAGAGAAGGTATTGAGTTTCAGGTTTCCAAGCCCCAGGTAATCACCAAGGAAATAGATGGGATAACACACGAACCTTTTGAGAACCTTATTATAGATATACCTGAAGAATACACAGGTGCTGTCATGGAAAAGCTGGGGCTGCGAAAAGGCACTTTGTTGAACATGACCCATCTTAGAGAACAGGTGCGTTTAGAATATTCCATACCTACCAGGGGACTTGTGGGATTTAGAACAGAGTTTTTGACTGATACCCGGGGCTATGGAATCATGAATAGAAGCTTTGACTCCTATAAGCCCTATCAGGGTGATTTTACCAGCAGAACCCGGGGTGTGCTTATAGCCTTTGAAACAGGTACAGCCACCACCTACGGCCTCCTGGCAGCAGAGGAAAGGGGTATTCTTTTCATTGAACCTGGAACTGCAGTTTATGAAGGTATGGTGGTTGGGGAAAACAGCAGGGAGCAGGATCTTGTTGTAAATGTATGTAAAGAAAAGGCCCTAACTAATATACGCTCCTCTACAAAGGAGGAAACTGTAAAGCTTAAAGTTCCGCGCACCCTTTCCTTAGAGCAGGCCCTTGCTTATATAGAAACAGATGAATATGTTGAGGTAACACCAAAATCAATAAGATTACGCAAAAAGTATTTGAAAAAACATGAGCGAGAAAGGTTTGAAAAGAACAAGAAAAACCCTGAATCTATATAA
- a CDS encoding SpoVR family protein — protein MKSLYKRIEKIEVLARESGLDFYPIQFELCPAHVIHSVGAYGIPTRFNHWSFGKDFYKIRIEHELNLHKIYELVINSNPCQAFLLENISLVEQTIIAAHVFAHSDFFKNNAFTLNTDKDILNTMEKHKDKICRYEESFGSTQVEKVLDAAMAIKTHGGAGETDIISYICSHSHILDDWQKDILMMLKREMAYFVPLRETRIINEGWATFWHSKIMRMLNLSAEEFIEFAQIQGKLLQTNKFFINPYLVGFKIFSQLEKEMGTESLFNIRRNERDLSFLRNYLDKDLIEDLDLYLYAIRDYNWVVIERDWERVKDGFINSLINGGCPIIKIADGNYNNCGELYLHHSYDRWELDEHHARKTMKLIYSLWGKKIYLETVLNNSPVVLTYPD, from the coding sequence GTGAAAAGCTTGTATAAAAGGATAGAGAAAATAGAAGTATTGGCACGCGAATCAGGTTTAGATTTTTATCCCATACAATTTGAGCTGTGTCCAGCACATGTAATCCATTCTGTTGGGGCCTATGGAATACCCACCCGCTTCAATCATTGGAGCTTTGGAAAGGATTTTTATAAAATTAGGATTGAGCATGAACTGAATCTTCACAAGATATATGAACTGGTTATAAACTCAAATCCCTGTCAAGCCTTCTTGTTGGAGAACATATCTTTAGTGGAGCAAACCATTATTGCAGCTCATGTTTTTGCACATAGTGACTTTTTTAAAAATAATGCCTTTACCCTAAATACTGATAAGGATATTTTAAACACCATGGAGAAACACAAAGACAAGATTTGCAGGTATGAGGAAAGCTTTGGCAGCACCCAGGTGGAAAAGGTGCTGGATGCCGCCATGGCAATCAAAACTCATGGTGGAGCAGGGGAAACGGACATAATCTCTTATATATGTTCACATAGTCATATTCTAGATGATTGGCAAAAAGACATACTGATGATGTTAAAAAGAGAAATGGCATATTTTGTACCATTAAGGGAAACCAGGATAATTAACGAGGGATGGGCCACTTTTTGGCATTCAAAAATTATGCGCATGCTAAACTTGAGTGCAGAAGAGTTTATAGAATTTGCCCAAATACAGGGGAAGCTGCTGCAGACAAACAAGTTTTTTATAAATCCCTATCTCGTTGGGTTTAAAATTTTTTCCCAGCTTGAGAAGGAAATGGGTACTGAAAGCCTTTTTAATATACGCAGGAATGAAAGAGACTTATCCTTCCTGCGAAATTACCTTGATAAGGATTTAATAGAGGATCTGGATCTTTACCTTTATGCAATAAGAGATTATAACTGGGTAGTTATAGAAAGGGATTGGGAAAGGGTCAAGGATGGTTTTATTAATAGCTTAATTAATGGGGGCTGTCCTATTATTAAAATTGCAGATGGAAATTATAATAACTGTGGTGAACTATATCTGCATCACAGCTATGACAGGTGGGAGCTTGATGAGCACCATGCCCGGAAAACCATGAAACTTATCTACTCCCTGTGGGGTAAAAAAATTTACCTTGAGACTGTTCTAAATAATTCCCCAGTAGTACTTACCTATCCTGATTAA
- the hisC gene encoding histidinol-phosphate transaminase — protein sequence MNKAFPQYRECIMDIRPYVPGKPIELVQKEFGLTDVIKLASNENPIGPSPKAIEAMKDNAHKMFLYPDGYCTDLRNMVAEYLGVEQNQLIFGNGSDEVIKLLGEAFIHPGDEVIVADPSFSEYDFVCLLMGGILKKVPLTNHTHDLEKMAGQITEKTKMIFLCNPNNPTGTIVAKDEVNKFLAKVPDTVVVVFDEAYYEYVEDKAYPQSMEYLNQGRENIVILRTFSKIHGLAGLRIGYGAAAPKMIQLLERTREPFNVNLMAQKAALASLADKGHVQNSRDVNNKGREFLYKAFEEMGLEYIPTHANFLMVDLQKNSKEVFIELQKKGVIIRTGDIFGMDTFIRVTIGTEEENKRFIKALKEVLASL from the coding sequence GTGAATAAAGCTTTTCCCCAATATCGTGAATGCATAATGGACATTAGGCCGTATGTGCCAGGCAAGCCAATAGAGCTGGTTCAAAAGGAGTTTGGCTTGACAGATGTGATAAAACTGGCCTCCAATGAGAATCCAATAGGTCCATCTCCAAAAGCCATAGAAGCCATGAAGGATAATGCCCACAAAATGTTTCTATATCCTGATGGTTATTGCACTGATTTAAGAAACATGGTGGCTGAATATTTAGGTGTTGAACAAAACCAGCTCATATTTGGAAATGGTTCTGATGAGGTAATTAAACTTCTTGGTGAAGCCTTCATTCATCCAGGAGACGAGGTAATAGTTGCAGACCCCAGCTTCTCTGAATATGATTTTGTATGTCTTTTGATGGGCGGTATTCTCAAGAAGGTGCCTTTAACAAATCATACCCATGACCTGGAAAAAATGGCTGGCCAGATAACTGAAAAGACCAAAATGATTTTCCTATGCAATCCAAACAACCCGACGGGTACTATTGTTGCAAAGGATGAAGTTAACAAATTTCTGGCAAAGGTTCCCGATACAGTAGTGGTTGTTTTTGACGAGGCTTATTATGAATATGTGGAGGACAAGGCTTATCCCCAATCCATGGAATACCTAAACCAGGGCAGGGAAAATATAGTTATTCTAAGAACATTTTCGAAGATACACGGTCTAGCAGGATTAAGAATAGGGTACGGAGCTGCTGCTCCCAAGATGATCCAGCTTTTAGAAAGAACCAGAGAGCCCTTTAATGTTAATCTCATGGCTCAAAAAGCAGCTCTAGCCAGCCTGGCTGATAAGGGGCACGTTCAAAACAGCAGGGATGTTAATAACAAGGGACGAGAGTTTTTGTATAAGGCTTTTGAAGAAATGGGATTAGAGTATATTCCTACCCATGCCAATTTCCTCATGGTAGACCTGCAGAAAAACTCTAAAGAAGTTTTCATTGAGCTGCAGAAAAAGGGCGTTATTATAAGAACAGGTGACATCTTTGGCATGGACACTTTCATCAGAGTTACAATAGGAACTGAGGAAGAAAACAAGAGGTTTATCAAGGCATTAAAAGAAGTCCTTGCAAGTCTCTAA